Below is a genomic region from Ignavibacteria bacterium.
AGGTAATGTGATACTTGATTGTAATAGCATAATTCAAAAAGTATTATTTATGCGTACTTTATGCGCACTTCATGCGCACTTTGTGCGCACTTTCCCCGTACTTAATAATAATATTATTCTAATTTAAAAAGTTTTTTTATTATTAAATAAGAAATGAAAAAGGATTTTATATAATTAAATTTGGTTTAAAGATATTAGTCTAAATCCATGGAAGAATTAGAGGAGTTAAAAGAACAAGGAAAATTAAGGAAGCAGGAATTTTGCAGATACTTACAGATTTTTTACTAATAAGCAAAGCATTTAGCCACCAAGATAATCAAGCAAAGAAAAACAAATATTAGTATAAGAAATTAAAATTATAAACGGGAGGCAAGCTCCCGTTTATAATTTTTATAATGGAATATTTCCGTGCTTACGGCGCGGGTTGAAATCTACTTTGTTTTCGATAAGTTCGAAATATGTAATTAATTTATTCCGTGTATCTTTTGGTTCGATTATATCGTCAATGAATCCCCTTTCGGCAGCGATGTAAGGATTGCAGAATTTTGAATTAAACTCATTGATTTTTTCATCAAGAAGTTTTTGCTTATCCTCGGCAGCAAGAAGTTCTTTTCTGAAAATAATTTCAGCAGCTCCTTTTGCCCCCATGACAGCTATTTCAGCAGAAGGCCATGCAAGGTTCACATCACCTCTTACATGCTTTGAGTTCATAACATCATAAGCACCACCGTAAGCCTTGCGGATTATAACGGTAATTTTCGGAACTGTGGCTTCACAAAATGCATAAAGAAGTTTTGCGCCATGCCTAATAACGCCACGCCATTCCTGGTCAGTACCCGGTAGAAATCCCGGTACATCTTCAAACACAAGCAATGGGATATTAAATGAATCACAAAATCGAACGAAGCGTGCACCCTTTATAGATGAATTAAGGCACAGAACGCCTGCAAGTACGAGAGGTTGATTTGCAACAATACCGACTGAACGACCATTTATTCTACCGAATCCACAGATAATATTTTCTGCATAATCTTTATGTACTTCAAAGAAAGAATCTTTATCAATAACCCTATTTATAATATCTTTCATATCATAAGGTTTATTAGGATTATCCGGGACAAATTCATTGAGGTGGCTTAAATCATATTCCGGTTCATCGAAATCCATCATCGGCGGAAGCTCCATATTATTCGAAGGCAGATAGGACATAAGCTTTCTGATTCTTTCGAAACAATCGATTTCATTTTCACATGTAAAATGGCTGACTCCGCTTTTAATGGCATGTGTATTAGCACCGCCGAGTTCATCGAAAGTAACGTCTTCATTAGTAACAGCTTTAATAACATTTGGACCTGTAATAAACATGTGAGAAATTTTATCAACCATAAAAATGAAATCAGTAATAGCCGGAGAGTAAACAGCCCCGCCTGCACATGGACCTACAATAGCAGATATCTGAGGAACCACGCCACTCGAGAGAGTATTACGCAAGAAAATATCCGCATAACCTGCGAGTGATAGAACACCTTCCTGAATACGAGCACCACCGCTATCATTGATACCAATAACCGGCATTCCAACTTTCATAGCAAGGTCCATAATTTTAACAACCTTCTTCGCATAGTACTCAGCGAGAGAGCCTCCAAGGATTGTAAAATCTTGAGAAAAGACAGCAACGTTACGTCCGTGAATTTTTCCAACACCAGTAATAACACCATCAGTATAATAACGTGTTTTTTCTAAGCCAAAATCACGACTCTGATGTCTTACAAAAATATCCATCTCCTCAAAAGTACCCTGATCGAGAAGCAGATGAATTCTTTCACGAGCAGTCAGCTTACCGCGTTTGTGCTGAGAGTCAATGCTTTTTTGTCCTCCTCCCAGCATCGCCTCCTGTCGTTTTTTCTTTAGTTCTTCTATCTTTTCTTTGTTAGTCATAGAAAAATTATTTTAAGTTAAACGCGTTTAATATCAGCACCTAAATTCCTTAGTTTATTATCAATGTTTTCATATCCCCTATCTATGAATCTAATACCGGTTATTACAGTTTCTCCTTCGGCAATTAAACCAGCGATAAGATATGACATACCTGCACGCAGATCAGGAACGACAATTTCTGCACCATGCAAAGAAACCGGTCCTTTAATAACCGCACTGTGATAATATTCCTGATTTGCGAATCTGCATGTAAGACCGCCGAGACACGTGTTATATAATTCTATTTCAGCGCCCATCTTATTAAGTTCGGTAACATATCCAAAACGTTTTTCATACACTGTTTCATGAACTATGGAAATACCTTTTGCCTGCGTTAGTAGAATTACAAGAGGCTGCTGCCAGTCTGTCATAAAACCGGGATGTACGTTAGTTTCAATTGCAATAGGTTTAAAGGGTCCTGTGTAGAAAAATCTTATACCGTTTTCTTTAACTTCGAACTCTCCACCAACACGGCGAATTGTATTCAAGAAAGTAATTAAATCATCTTGAACAGCATTCTCAACAAAAATATCTCCTTTCGTTACAAGTCCTGCAACAGCAAAAGAAGCTGCCTGATTCCTATCTGGAATAACAGTATGATTAGCACCATAAAGTTTATCAACGCCTTCAATTGTAATTTTTCTATCAGTGTTGATTTCTATTATAGCACCCATTTTTTGCAGATACTTTATTAAATCGTAAATCTCAGGTTCGATAGCAGCATTGAAAATATTAGTTCTACCTTTAGCAAGAGTAGCAGCCATAAGAATATTTTCAGTAGCACCAACGCTTGGATATTCAAGGTGAATGTTATTACCATGAAGGTTATCAGCTTTGAGATGATAGAAATAATCGAACGTTTCAACTGAACAACCGAGCTTTTTAAGACCTTCAATGTGAAAGTTCACAGGACGTGAACCAATTTTGCATCCACCGGGAATCGGAATTCTGGCTTCCCCGTTTCTATGAAGTAATACACCTGCAGTAAGTATAGAAACTCTGTTAACATTACCGTAGTCAGAAGGAATCTCAAATGTATTAATTTTAGGGGTTTGAATTTCAAGATTATCTTTGGACTGTACAATATTGCTACCGAGGATTTTACAAAGGTCAATAGTAACTCCGAGTTCACTGATTTCATTAGGAGAATTGTTGAAAAAAGATTTTTCATCTGAAAGCATAGAGGCAATCATAAGCTTAGTAGCCGAATTTTTTGCACCCGATACTTTGACAGAACCATTCAAAGGTTTAACACCTTTGATAATAAACTTAGAATTATCGGAGACTGACATAATTTGTTATTCTTTCCAGAATCCCATTTTTTCAAACTTCTTTATTCTATTATCAAGAAGTTTATCCCTCCTTATTTTTCTGACCTCACCAAGTTCTTCGATAAGAGCTGATTTTAGAATGTTCGCAGCTTCCTGATGGTTTCTATGTGCACCCCCGCTTGGTTCATCTATTATTCTATCAATTATTCCAAGTTTCAGTAAATCGCTTGCAGTAAGCTTCAAAGCTTCCGCAGCCTGTTCTTTAAAATCCCAGCTTCTCCAGAGAATCGAGGAACATGATTCAGGTGAAATTACGGAGTACCAGCAATACTTAAGCATAAGGATTCTATCACCGATGCCTATACCAAGAGCCCCGCCAGATGCTCCTTCTCCAATTATTATAACAATCATTGGGACTCTAAGTCGTGACATTTCAATCAGGTTTCTCGCAATAGCTTCAGCCTGACCGCGCTCTTCGGCTTCAATGCCCGGGAATGCACCCGGAGTATCTAATAATGTAATAACCGGCTTATCAAACTTTTCAGCAAGTTTCATTAAACGTAACGCTTTTCTATAGCCTTCGGGATTCATCATACCGAAGTTTCTGTAAAGATTTGATTTTGTATCTCTACCTTTTTGCTGACCAATTATCATAACGGTTTGGTCTCCTAAAGTAGCAAACCCGCCAACAACTGCTTTATCATCTTTATAGTTTCTATCACCGTGAAACTCGACAAAGTTTTCAGTCATAAGATAGATATAATCGAGAGTATAGGGTCTGTTCGGATGTCTGGCAAGCTGAACGATTTGCCATGGGGTAAGATTATCAAAAACATTCTTCCTGAGCTCATTGACCTTGCTTTCAAGACGATTTATTTCGTCACTGATATCAAGACTATCAGCCATTTTCCTCATCTCATCAATTTTCTGCTCAAGTTCTAAAATTGGTTTTTCAAATTCCAGTACCATAATTTATTTTTTAATAATTGTAATAAAAGTTTTTAATAAGATTTCAATATCAAATTGTAAAGATTGATTCTTTGCATAGAAAATCAAATAATTATTTTCTTCTTCCTTATTATGAATCTCCGAACCGTAAAGTTGAATCATACCGGTTAAACCTTTTTTACCAAGATAATCATAATCATAATCATCATACCAAATGGGAACACCAACAAAACTATATTTCCCAGTGAAAACATACGGTAATGATAAAAGCTTATTTATACCTACTGAATTCTTTGTACCTACAATTTTTGAATAGATAAAAGCAAACGGGTACACAAGAATTAATAGAACAAAAGAAAGACTGATATCAAACAACCGCTTTGAAAATATATTCAATTTATTGTTAATATTATATTCAATTTCAATTAATGACAGATTATCGATATCTCCTCGAATTTTTGATAATATGAGTTCATTTCCTGACGGAACAATTTTAAACTTAATATTTTTATCTTTGAAGGTCCACATTAACCTAAAAATTTCTCTGGACTCGACATTTTCTCCAGAAAAAACCACTTCATTAATATTTTTTATAATAATTGTTTCTTTTAAATCTTCAAAGTCAGGCTCTCTTCCATCGTGATCATAATAGGTAATATTATGTCTTGAATTAAACTTTTCTTCAATTGTATTGGTCAACTTATTCTTACTAACAACTAAGAGATTAACTTTATTGAGTAAAATGTTTTTTTCAACGAAAAAGTTTTTTATTTTTAAAACAGCTCTCCATGACAATAAAAATAATAGTGCCCATAATGTAGAAGTAAGGATAACCTCTCTTGAATATGCATACTCTTTAAGGAAGTAAGTAATAGAAGAATTAACGAAGAAACCGACAAAAATTGCATTAAAAGTTTTAAAAATTGATAGGCGAAATTTTCTTAGGTATATACCGAATAATCCCATTATTAATAACCAAATAAGGATATAAACGGAAATAATAAAAATATAATATTTATTCGGGAAAATATGGAACCTATAATAAACAGATAGGAGAAATGACAAGAATAGAAATGCAGCATCAATTAAAACGGGATAAATAATCTTAAGACTTCTTTTAGTGTAGGAAATTAAAGATCTTAGAAATATACCAAACTTCAACAAATAAGATAAAATTCTTGAACTGGATTTAAGATTTTTATTTACAAAGATAGACATGGCACCGTAAAAATTACTTACGTATGAAAACTTTGTTTTACTGGTACTTTCACCTTTAAGATGGATAGTAGTGACTTTGGGATAATAAAATATTTTGTAACCTGCTTTTTTAATTCTGTAACATAAATCTATGTCCTCACCATACATAAAATAATCTTCGTCGAAATATCCTACTATATCCAGTACATCCTTTTTCATAAACATAAAAGCACCACATATAGAATCGACTTCGGTGACTTCATTTTCATCCAGATAAGTTAGGTTATATCTACTAAAGAGTTTAGATTTAGGAAAAAGTCTTGAGAGTCCCAGTATTCTAGGTAAAGCAGCAGAAAGAGTGGGAAAACTTCTACGGCAAGCACTATCGAGTTTTCCATTTCGAAGAATTAATTTGGAAGATACAGCTCCTATACCGGGGTTAGCTTTGTAGAATTCTATCAGCTTATCAAAAGTCCCCTCTTCAAGAATTGTATCCGGATTTAGAACCAGAATGTACTCACCTTCAGCCTTTTTTAATGCAATGTTATTAGCTTTCGCGAAACCGATATTCTTATTGTTATAAATTCCTATAACATCTGGGTATTTAGATGTGATAAACTCAAAGCTGTTATCAACTGAGTGATTATCAACTAAAAATATTTGTATGTCATATCCTTTTGAGGCTTTATAAACAGATGAAATACAGTTGTCAACTAAATCCTTTACATTATAATTGACAATGATTACCGATATGTCAAATTTTTTGTTCAGAGTTTACCAAATATCGATTTAATTTTCAGTTTCCAGACTACAAAAAATGCTTCATAAACAACTTTATTGGACATTTTTGAATGGCCTGCTCTGCGATCAATAAAAAGTATTGGAATTTCAGCTATTCTAAATTTCTTTTTGTAATACTTGAACTTCATTTCAATTTGGAATGAATAGCCGTTTGATTTGATATTATCCAGATCGATTTGAGAAAGTTTGGATACGACATAACACGCAAATCCAGCGGTGGTATCATGAACTTTTAGACCTGTAATAATCCTTGTATAAATGTTTGCAAAGTAACTAAGAAATAATCTTCTTATGGGCCAGTTCACTACAGATACACCATTAATATATCTAGAACCTACAACAAGGTCATACCCCTCTTCCATTTTTGCTAAGAATTCAGGAAGGTATTTGGGATCATGGGAGAAATCGGCATCCATTTCATAAACATAATCAAACTTATTTTGAATAGAGAATTTAAAACCAGCAATGTAGGCAGTACCAAGACCCATTTTCTTTTCCCTTTTTAATACAAATACATTAGGATTACTCAAATTCTCAACCATTTGCGCTGTTCCGTCTGGTGAATTATCATCAACCACCAGCACATTAAATTCGTAATCAGGAGTAGTTTTATTTAATACTTCAGGAATTATCTTAAGTATATTTTCAGATTCATTGTATGTGGGTATTATTACGAGTACACGTTTCATTTATTTTCCCCTAAAACTAAATATCAAAATTAATGTGTTAAGAATTATTTTAAAATCAAGCAGTAAGCTCATATTCTCAAGATAATAGAAATCATATTGCAATTTTTTATTATAATCATCAGATGTGTAATAAGATTTTTGTTTAATCTGAGCCCATCCTGTAATACCAGGTTTTACTTTCATACGTCTTGAGAAATAAGGTATTTCCGAAGAAAGTTTTTTTACAATCTCAGGGCGTTCGGGTTCAGGTCCTACCAGACTCATTTTATTAAGAATAACATTCAATAATTGGGGCATTTCATTAATCCACAACTTTGATAACAATTTGTCAAATCCTTTATCGTTAGTTAGAAATTTTATACTATTAAAGGTTTTAGATCTTTTTCCTACTTTTTTATCAACATCAAAAATCTTTTTGTAAATTAATAGATTAACTATTGACACGATAAACAGCAGCGGGGATATAACTATTATTATAATTAAAGAGCAAACTAAATCAAATAGACGCTTGATTATTGTTGATGTGAAAGGCATCAATTCTGTTTTCACTTCAACCAACGGAATCCCATGTACTTGCTCTGATTTAACCATACCACTTACGATTTCATAAACTCCGGGTACAATTTTGACATTTACATTCAAGTCTGAACAAATATTTAAAGTTGAAATAACAAGCTCTTCGTATTTTTGATCTGATGCTATAATAACTTCAACAATATCATTCTTTTGAATTACAGAACTTAAATCTGAAAGCAGACCGATTTCTTCAAAACTTTCTATTTTATCATTAACACTAATGAATCCTGCGAATTTGTATCCTAATTTGGGGTAAGTATATATGAGATCCTTCACTTCATTTGCTTTCTCTCCTGTACCTATTATTAGTGTATTTCTAAGACCAAATCCTTTTTTAAGCATCCTTAACTGAAATCCACGAATAATCATCCTTCCAAGTGACACCCAAAATATAAGTAAAGCCCAATAAATAATTATCAAAAATCTCGATACAATCTGTGCTTCTTTATAATAATCATCAAGAAATATTGCAAAGAAAAGTATAAAACAGCCTAAACTAATTGCGCGAAAGAGCGTTGTAAATTCGTCGAAACGGGATCTAACAAACCAATGTCTGTATAAACCTGCAATATAAAATATGAATAACCAGTAAACAAAAATGAGTAACATCGGTGCCCAGAATGAAGGTGGATTTGTGAAAATAATCCATCCACTTTCAATTCTAATGTAGTAATATATAGACCAGGAAAGGTTTACAAATATTATATCTGAAATTAATAACAGTATTAATTCTTTTTTCGAGGACAAAGTATTTTCTTAAAATTACTAAAGAATCTTATAGCCCGCTGTTTTAGCGTCATTATAAAACATTTTCACAGTATCGAGAGATAAATCACCAAGATCCATACCTACCATGTTTAATTTTTTCAGTAAATCGCTTGTAACAGTAATAATATCGCATCCACAATCCTGTGCTTGAAAAATATTAAGTAGTTCGCGAGAACTTGCCCAAAGAAGTTCAAGATTGCGTTTTGGAGCAAGTATAGATTTTGCCTCTTTCATGATAGGAATGGGATTAACTCCAGTATCAGCAATCCTACCTGCAAAAACCGAAATAATTGACTTTGAATTTTCATTAAGATTGTCAAATAAATCTTGCACCTGCTTCAAAGTTAATATTGCTGTTATGTTAAGTTTAATGCCTCTTTTATCAAGGGATTTTATTAAATCAACAGAAGATTCTCTTTTAGTATTTGTAACAGGAATTTTCACGTAAATATTTTCACCCCAACTCGATATTTTAATTGCTTCTTTCTCCATGCTTTCAAAATCATCAGAAAATACTTCAAATGAAATAGGAAGATTATTTACATTTTTAATCGCTTCTTTTGCAAATTTCTCATAATCTGTAATCCCGCTTTTCTTCATGAGTGTAGGATTTGTCGTAAAACCGCTTATAATGCCAAGCTTAGAGGCTTTCTCCATTTCAATGACATCCGCACCGTCGCTGAATATCTTTATTTTTAAATTCATCATAGATTATTGGTTACTTTGTTGATTCCCATTTCATTTCGTTTACTTTTAAATCAGGATGTGTTGCAATACAATGAAGAACAACTGACTGAAAAGATTCGGAATGCGGAGTTATACTGCCTTCGCTAATTACAGGAATAATAACACAACTCGTAGAATTTCTTGAAGTATAACCCCCATCCTTACCGACAATTCCCATTATTTTGGAATTCATTTTTTTTGCCAAATCAATTGCCCTAATAAGATTAACGCTGATATTTTTTTCGGCATTGCCACCTCCAACTGATAGAATTAATATTCCATCTTTATCATTTAATTTACTTGTTTCTAACCATTTTACAAATACAGTTTCCCAACCGTCATCGTTGACACGGGCAGTCAACTCAGATACATTATCTGTAGGAGTATAAGATTCAATACCGCAAATTTTTCTAAAGTCATTAACAGAATGTGAAGCATTTGCCGCACTGCCTCCGACACCAAGTATAAATAAACGACCTCCTGAATCTTTTACATACTTCAAGTCCTTAACAATACCTTCAATATTCTCTTTCCTAATTGAAGAAGCAACTTCTTTTACTTCTTCAAAATAATTTTCAATGTATTTTTCCAATAAAATTATATTTGCTTACTTTTCAAATAATTTTTTAAATCTTCTATGCCCTCGAAAGAACCTATTTCGTAAAATCTTTTGTGAACTTCAAAACCTAACAATTGATTTTTTTTAATCAGATTTTTGAAAATGTCCTTCAAATCAAAACAGTTTTGATTTAAGTAATCATTAAAAGCATCTTTCCTCAGAATACTAAATCCATAATCTATATAATCAAATTCAGGGTCCTCCTGTTTATCATATTTTATGATTTTACCGTCTCTGAAAATAATGTTACTTTTATCCCATTTTCCTTGATTCTTTAGAACGGACATCAAGCCTAATTTATTAAAATCATTAAAATAATTCAGAATTTCAATGTAATCAATATCCAAATAAGAATCTCCGTACAATACCATAAACGGATCGGATAGCAAAGGGAAAGCATTTTTTATTGCTCCGCCAGTTCCAAGAAGTGAAACACCATCATATGAATATTTGAGATTTACAAAATTGCCATACTTATTTCCCAAGAAATCTTCAATTGGTTTTGCTAGATTCCCAAGACATAAAACTACTTCTTTTATTCCATTTTGCTCGATTAATTTTAACTGATGATTGATAAATGGTTCACCATTTATATCAATTAGAGATTTTGGTATCGTAAGTGTAACCGGATAGAGCCTT
It encodes:
- the murA gene encoding UDP-N-acetylglucosamine 1-carboxyvinyltransferase; protein product: MSVSDNSKFIIKGVKPLNGSVKVSGAKNSATKLMIASMLSDEKSFFNNSPNEISELGVTIDLCKILGSNIVQSKDNLEIQTPKINTFEIPSDYGNVNRVSILTAGVLLHRNGEARIPIPGGCKIGSRPVNFHIEGLKKLGCSVETFDYFYHLKADNLHGNNIHLEYPSVGATENILMAATLAKGRTNIFNAAIEPEIYDLIKYLQKMGAIIEINTDRKITIEGVDKLYGANHTVIPDRNQAASFAVAGLVTKGDIFVENAVQDDLITFLNTIRRVGGEFEVKENGIRFFYTGPFKPIAIETNVHPGFMTDWQQPLVILLTQAKGISIVHETVYEKRFGYVTELNKMGAEIELYNTCLGGLTCRFANQEYYHSAVIKGPVSLHGAEIVVPDLRAGMSYLIAGLIAEGETVITGIRFIDRGYENIDNKLRNLGADIKRV
- a CDS encoding sugar transferase, which encodes MSSKKELILLLISDIIFVNLSWSIYYYIRIESGWIIFTNPPSFWAPMLLIFVYWLFIFYIAGLYRHWFVRSRFDEFTTLFRAISLGCFILFFAIFLDDYYKEAQIVSRFLIIIYWALLIFWVSLGRMIIRGFQLRMLKKGFGLRNTLIIGTGEKANEVKDLIYTYPKLGYKFAGFISVNDKIESFEEIGLLSDLSSVIQKNDIVEVIIASDQKYEELVISTLNICSDLNVNVKIVPGVYEIVSGMVKSEQVHGIPLVEVKTELMPFTSTIIKRLFDLVCSLIIIIVISPLLFIVSIVNLLIYKKIFDVDKKVGKRSKTFNSIKFLTNDKGFDKLLSKLWINEMPQLLNVILNKMSLVGPEPERPEIVKKLSSEIPYFSRRMKVKPGITGWAQIKQKSYYTSDDYNKKLQYDFYYLENMSLLLDFKIILNTLILIFSFRGK
- a CDS encoding sugar phosphate nucleotidyltransferase; translated protein: MSIKNTLVILAGGMATRLYPVTLTIPKSLIDINGEPFINHQLKLIEQNGIKEVVLCLGNLAKPIEDFLGNKYGNFVNLKYSYDGVSLLGTGGAIKNAFPLLSDPFMVLYGDSYLDIDYIEILNYFNDFNKLGLMSVLKNQGKWDKSNIIFRDGKIIKYDKQEDPEFDYIDYGFSILRKDAFNDYLNQNCFDLKDIFKNLIKKNQLLGFEVHKRFYEIGSFEGIEDLKNYLKSKQI
- a CDS encoding acetyl-CoA carboxylase carboxyltransferase subunit alpha, yielding MVLEFEKPILELEQKIDEMRKMADSLDISDEINRLESKVNELRKNVFDNLTPWQIVQLARHPNRPYTLDYIYLMTENFVEFHGDRNYKDDKAVVGGFATLGDQTVMIIGQQKGRDTKSNLYRNFGMMNPEGYRKALRLMKLAEKFDKPVITLLDTPGAFPGIEAEERGQAEAIARNLIEMSRLRVPMIVIIIGEGASGGALGIGIGDRILMLKYCWYSVISPESCSSILWRSWDFKEQAAEALKLTASDLLKLGIIDRIIDEPSGGAHRNHQEAANILKSALIEELGEVRKIRRDKLLDNRIKKFEKMGFWKE
- a CDS encoding polyprenol monophosphomannose synthase — encoded protein: MKRVLVIIPTYNESENILKIIPEVLNKTTPDYEFNVLVVDDNSPDGTAQMVENLSNPNVFVLKREKKMGLGTAYIAGFKFSIQNKFDYVYEMDADFSHDPKYLPEFLAKMEEGYDLVVGSRYINGVSVVNWPIRRLFLSYFANIYTRIITGLKVHDTTAGFACYVVSKLSQIDLDNIKSNGYSFQIEMKFKYYKKKFRIAEIPILFIDRRAGHSKMSNKVVYEAFFVVWKLKIKSIFGKL
- a CDS encoding transaldolase; amino-acid sequence: MMNLKIKIFSDGADVIEMEKASKLGIISGFTTNPTLMKKSGITDYEKFAKEAIKNVNNLPISFEVFSDDFESMEKEAIKISSWGENIYVKIPVTNTKRESSVDLIKSLDKRGIKLNITAILTLKQVQDLFDNLNENSKSIISVFAGRIADTGVNPIPIMKEAKSILAPKRNLELLWASSRELLNIFQAQDCGCDIITVTSDLLKKLNMVGMDLGDLSLDTVKMFYNDAKTAGYKIL
- a CDS encoding SIS domain-containing protein, which encodes MEKYIENYFEEVKEVASSIRKENIEGIVKDLKYVKDSGGRLFILGVGGSAANASHSVNDFRKICGIESYTPTDNVSELTARVNDDGWETVFVKWLETSKLNDKDGILILSVGGGNAEKNISVNLIRAIDLAKKMNSKIMGIVGKDGGYTSRNSTSCVIIPVISEGSITPHSESFQSVVLHCIATHPDLKVNEMKWESTK
- a CDS encoding glycosyltransferase, coding for MNKKFDISVIIVNYNVKDLVDNCISSVYKASKGYDIQIFLVDNHSVDNSFEFITSKYPDVIGIYNNKNIGFAKANNIALKKAEGEYILVLNPDTILEEGTFDKLIEFYKANPGIGAVSSKLILRNGKLDSACRRSFPTLSAALPRILGLSRLFPKSKLFSRYNLTYLDENEVTEVDSICGAFMFMKKDVLDIVGYFDEDYFMYGEDIDLCYRIKKAGYKIFYYPKVTTIHLKGESTSKTKFSYVSNFYGAMSIFVNKNLKSSSRILSYLLKFGIFLRSLISYTKRSLKIIYPVLIDAAFLFLSFLLSVYYRFHIFPNKYYIFIISVYILIWLLIMGLFGIYLRKFRLSIFKTFNAIFVGFFVNSSITYFLKEYAYSREVILTSTLWALLFLLSWRAVLKIKNFFVEKNILLNKVNLLVVSKNKLTNTIEEKFNSRHNITYYDHDGREPDFEDLKETIIIKNINEVVFSGENVESREIFRLMWTFKDKNIKFKIVPSGNELILSKIRGDIDNLSLIEIEYNINNKLNIFSKRLFDISLSFVLLILVYPFAFIYSKIVGTKNSVGINKLLSLPYVFTGKYSFVGVPIWYDDYDYDYLGKKGLTGMIQLYGSEIHNKEEENNYLIFYAKNQSLQFDIEILLKTFITIIKK
- a CDS encoding acyl-CoA carboxylase subunit beta, yielding MTNKEKIEELKKKRQEAMLGGGQKSIDSQHKRGKLTARERIHLLLDQGTFEEMDIFVRHQSRDFGLEKTRYYTDGVITGVGKIHGRNVAVFSQDFTILGGSLAEYYAKKVVKIMDLAMKVGMPVIGINDSGGARIQEGVLSLAGYADIFLRNTLSSGVVPQISAIVGPCAGGAVYSPAITDFIFMVDKISHMFITGPNVIKAVTNEDVTFDELGGANTHAIKSGVSHFTCENEIDCFERIRKLMSYLPSNNMELPPMMDFDEPEYDLSHLNEFVPDNPNKPYDMKDIINRVIDKDSFFEVHKDYAENIICGFGRINGRSVGIVANQPLVLAGVLCLNSSIKGARFVRFCDSFNIPLLVFEDVPGFLPGTDQEWRGVIRHGAKLLYAFCEATVPKITVIIRKAYGGAYDVMNSKHVRGDVNLAWPSAEIAVMGAKGAAEIIFRKELLAAEDKQKLLDEKINEFNSKFCNPYIAAERGFIDDIIEPKDTRNKLITYFELIENKVDFNPRRKHGNIPL